A stretch of Henckelia pumila isolate YLH828 chromosome 4, ASM3356847v2, whole genome shotgun sequence DNA encodes these proteins:
- the LOC140863787 gene encoding uncharacterized protein isoform X1, with the protein MKSPEIATHIALPAKRKRSLSSRVVSTPRVSARSGMTGRRSKSTARKASRRSSFTIEKPVKKDDDSTEDHPESSSSPETLNKLTQNTRYLQNSAAGEPSNNHTSDEGIENGSPWEGKADIWKALTCLVEAANRSKSSKYGAQGSVTKSPALQFHDSDELLNKAKNKEHRQKSKAQDENDYIPPESEKPKKQRRIRQKKAPNFGDATPLPRKPAGYLKINRLNLHSMTPNTKLKLGNDDDVTIDSNKMSLRQPTMNMKGKEKVGYAASEKSLEGNTMLETTDTKRKKTSRGRTHLDKLARRRVQGIRKMVRLNKLGQPVGDVAAEMQSYIGVLAREKVKISYKTWKQVPSAVKELIWESVNLTYDVDQSWKKGCLSSASSKWRQFKTHLTQTFILSKLDKLEELNEPPIGYGIAQNDWNSFVISRMSDDFIKLSEKQQERRKQNLYPHRLARKGYARYAEEIANELCDDVEINRAIIWKKGRVNKEGEFEGNALQLTVDKIDDYIQQKREGTLNMMGTKEDILTKALESYEHSGRVRAVGGHITPTLYFNVGRIRKSVDIDRDLIIEQKKELLETRKLISEQDARIQKLEAFVLKKGAWVSEIDDKSSCSVKLHQLNEPFLKTDNNLPNYEDLDNDEMEVVDKSVALQGKPVVLTLESSTEIVAYGTVVEVNGPDKLLYGVPLPLNCMRVSIDEALQKSARLPIPIIPYECELVGDVVGTHVAWPIHLIVLRHEKRQKKKTVHVENNQPLASSVPRSLRMLYYYCKHALRDGKKLPVLLDHGLFEDDYELNLHIDDIGPLYHFEPLSGNCVVAYMWHLYKNLVKEKKSDKFIFVNPHSIPYLQKTTEDKTGKIERLNLRASVLADRLSQASVNQLVLVPSNLGCHWILTVIEPYKETVYLLDSLSHRIRDEDWKYVVEMALGLFNSNKGRKGRKNVQWDVIQAPRQPDTKQCGYYVMKFMKQITEEVSSIERDSLRSIFTKAEYTMEEIDEVRSEVAECIQDHIYD; encoded by the exons ATGAAGTCCCCTGAAATTGCAACTCATATTGCATTACCTGCAAAGAGAAAAAGGTCTCTCTCATCTCGGGTGGTTAGCACTCCCAGGGTATCAGCACGGAGTGGAATGACTGGAAGAAGGTCAAAATCCACTGCAAGGAAAGCATCACGACGTTCTAGTTTTACCATTGAGAAACCAGTTAAGAAAGACGATGACTCTACTGAGGACCATCCTGAAAGCTCTAGCTCACCGGAGACATTGAACAAACTTACTCAAAATACGAGGTACCTGCAG AACTCTGCTGCTGGGGAGCCATCAAATAACCATACTTCTGATGAGGGAATAGAAAATGGCTCGCCTTGGGAAGGAAAAGCTGATATCTGGAAGGCTTTAACTTGTTTGGTTGAGGCAGCAAACAGGAGCAAATCTTCAAAGTATGGAGCCCAAGGTTCAGTTACTAAATCACCAGCTTTACAATTCCATGACAGTGATGAACTTCTTAATAAAGCCAAGAACAAGGAACACAGGCAGAAATCAAAAGCTCAAGATGAGAATGACTATATTCCTCCAGAATCGGAAAAGCCTAAAAAACAGCGAAGAATTCGGCAGAAGAAGGCACCAAATTTTGGAGATGCAACACCCTTGCCTCGGAAACCTGCAGGTTACTTGAAAATTAA CAGATTAAATCTCCACTCAATGACCCCCAATACGAAGCTTAAATTAGGGAATGACGATGATGTGACAATTGACTCCAACAAAATGAGCTTACGACAGCCCACAATGAATATGAAGGGTAAAGAAAAAGTTGGATACGCTGCCAGCGAGAAGAGTTTGGAGGGCAATACAATGTTGGAAACTACAGATACTAAAAGGAAGAAAACGTCTAGAGGTCGTACACATCTAGATAAGCTTGCTAGGAGAAGGGTTCAAGGAATTCGGAAGATGGTAAGATTAAATAAACTTGGACAGCCAGTAGGAGATGTTGCTGCTGAAATGCAAAGTTATATTGGCGTTCTAGCTCGAGAAAAGGTTAAGATAAGTTACAAGACGTGGAAGCAAGTTCCAAGTGCAGTCAAAGAATTGATTTGGGAATCTGTTAAT TTGACGTATGATGTTGACCAAAGCTGGAAGAAGGGATGTTTGAGTTCGGCAAGTTCTAAGTGGCGTCAATTTAAAACCCATCTCACTCAAACTTTCATTTTGAGCAAGCTTGATAAACTGGAGGAGTTGAATGAACCACCGATTGGATATGGTATTGCACAAAATGATTGGAATTCTTTTGTCATTAGTCGCATGTCCGATGACTTCatt AAACTGAGTGAGAAACAACAAGAAAGAAGAAAGCAGAACTTGTACCCCCATCGCCTTGCTCGTAAAGGATATGCACGCTATGCCGAAGAAATA GCAAATGAATTATGTGATGATGTTGAGATCAATAGAGCTATTATTTGGAAGAAAGGACGAGTCAATAAAGAAGGGGAATTCGAAGGAAACGCCTTGCAATTGACAGTAGACAAGATT GATGATTACATACAACAAAAGCGTGAGGGTACGCTGAATATGATGGGGACAAAAGAAGATATTCTGACAAAAGCACTGGAATCATACGAACATAGTGGGCGTGTGAGGGCTGTTGGAGGTCATATAACTCCAACATTATATTTTAATGTTGGTAGAATACGGAAGAGTGTTGATATTGACAGAGATTTGATTATCGAGCAAAAGAAGGAGTTGTTGGAGACTAGGAAATTAATATCAGAACAAGATGCACGAATACAAAAACTTGAAGCATTTGTGCTCAAAAAAGGTGCTTGGGTCAGTGAGATTGATGACAAAAGCAGTTGCTCGGTGAAGTTACATCAGCTGAATGAACCCTTTTTGAAAACCGACAACAATTTGCCCAATTATGAGGATTTGGATAACGATGAGATGGAAGTTGTGGACAAATCTGTTGCTCTACAG GGTAAACCGGTTGTTTTGACATTGGAGTCTAGCACAGAAATTGTTGCTTATGGAACAGTTGTTGAGGTCAATGGACCTGATAAATTGCTTTATGGTGTTCCATTACCATTGAATTGCATGCGTGTATCCATCGATGAAGCACTACAAAAATCAGCACGTTTGCCGATTCCAATTATTCCCTATGAATGTGAACTTGTTGGTGATGTTGTGGGAACACATGTGGCTTGGCCAATACACTTGATAGTCTTACGACATGAG AAGCGTCAAAAAAAGAAAACTGTTCATGTTGAAAACAACCAGCCGTTGGCTTCAAGCGTGCCAAGATCATTGCGCATGTTGTACTATTATTGTAAGCATGCTCTTCGTGATGGTAAGAAATTACCAGTGCTTTTGGATCATGGGTTATTTGAAGATGATTATGAGCTGAATTTGCACATTGACGACATCGGTCCTTTATATCACTTCGAGCCACTTTCAGGAAATTGTGTAGTTGCCTACATGTG GCATCTTTATAAAAATCTGGTGAAGGAAAAGAAAAGCGATAAATTCATATTTGTAAATCCACATAGTATCCCATATTTGCAAAAAACTACAGAAGACAAAACAGGTAAAATTGAACGGTTGAACCTGAGAGCGAGTGTTTTAGCAGATAGGCTGAGTCAGGCATCAGTGAATCAATTGGTTTTGGTGCCAAGTAATCTCGG TTGTCATTGGATTCTCACTGTCATTGAACCTTACAAAGAGACCGTTTATTTGCTAGATTCCCTAAGTCATCGCATTCGCGATGAGGATTGGAAATATGTGGTGGAAAT GGCGTTGGGAttgtttaattcaaataagggaagaaaaggaagaaaaaatGTGCAATGGGATGTAATACAG gcTCCTCGACAACCAGATACGAAACAATGTGGTTATTATGTAATGAAATTTATGAAACAAATTACTGAAGAAGTTTCAAGTATCGAGAGGGATTCACTGCGATCGATA TTCACGAAAGCAGAGTACACTATGGAAGAAATTGATGAGGTGCGCTCCGAGGTGGCTGAATGCATACAAGATCATATCTATGATTAG
- the LOC140863787 gene encoding uncharacterized protein isoform X3 — MRLLLRTLFTRLIQNKRLNLHSMTPNTKLKLGNDDDVTIDSNKMSLRQPTMNMKGKEKVGYAASEKSLEGNTMLETTDTKRKKTSRGRTHLDKLARRRVQGIRKMVRLNKLGQPVGDVAAEMQSYIGVLAREKVKISYKTWKQVPSAVKELIWESVNLTYDVDQSWKKGCLSSASSKWRQFKTHLTQTFILSKLDKLEELNEPPIGYGIAQNDWNSFVISRMSDDFIKLSEKQQERRKQNLYPHRLARKGYARYAEEIANELCDDVEINRAIIWKKGRVNKEGEFEGNALQLTVDKIDDYIQQKREGTLNMMGTKEDILTKALESYEHSGRVRAVGGHITPTLYFNVGRIRKSVDIDRDLIIEQKKELLETRKLISEQDARIQKLEAFVLKKGAWVSEIDDKSSCSVKLHQLNEPFLKTDNNLPNYEDLDNDEMEVVDKSVALQGKPVVLTLESSTEIVAYGTVVEVNGPDKLLYGVPLPLNCMRVSIDEALQKSARLPIPIIPYECELVGDVVGTHVAWPIHLIVLRHEKRQKKKTVHVENNQPLASSVPRSLRMLYYYCKHALRDGKKLPVLLDHGLFEDDYELNLHIDDIGPLYHFEPLSGNCVVAYMWHLYKNLVKEKKSDKFIFVNPHSIPYLQKTTEDKTGKIERLNLRASVLADRLSQASVNQLVLVPSNLGCHWILTVIEPYKETVYLLDSLSHRIRDEDWKYVVEMALGLFNSNKGRKGRKNVQWDVIQAPRQPDTKQCGYYVMKFMKQITEEVSSIERDSLRSIFTKAEYTMEEIDEVRSEVAECIQDHIYD; from the exons ATGCGATTGTTACTCAGGACATTATTTACTCGGTTGATACAAAACAAAAG ATTAAATCTCCACTCAATGACCCCCAATACGAAGCTTAAATTAGGGAATGACGATGATGTGACAATTGACTCCAACAAAATGAGCTTACGACAGCCCACAATGAATATGAAGGGTAAAGAAAAAGTTGGATACGCTGCCAGCGAGAAGAGTTTGGAGGGCAATACAATGTTGGAAACTACAGATACTAAAAGGAAGAAAACGTCTAGAGGTCGTACACATCTAGATAAGCTTGCTAGGAGAAGGGTTCAAGGAATTCGGAAGATGGTAAGATTAAATAAACTTGGACAGCCAGTAGGAGATGTTGCTGCTGAAATGCAAAGTTATATTGGCGTTCTAGCTCGAGAAAAGGTTAAGATAAGTTACAAGACGTGGAAGCAAGTTCCAAGTGCAGTCAAAGAATTGATTTGGGAATCTGTTAAT TTGACGTATGATGTTGACCAAAGCTGGAAGAAGGGATGTTTGAGTTCGGCAAGTTCTAAGTGGCGTCAATTTAAAACCCATCTCACTCAAACTTTCATTTTGAGCAAGCTTGATAAACTGGAGGAGTTGAATGAACCACCGATTGGATATGGTATTGCACAAAATGATTGGAATTCTTTTGTCATTAGTCGCATGTCCGATGACTTCatt AAACTGAGTGAGAAACAACAAGAAAGAAGAAAGCAGAACTTGTACCCCCATCGCCTTGCTCGTAAAGGATATGCACGCTATGCCGAAGAAATA GCAAATGAATTATGTGATGATGTTGAGATCAATAGAGCTATTATTTGGAAGAAAGGACGAGTCAATAAAGAAGGGGAATTCGAAGGAAACGCCTTGCAATTGACAGTAGACAAGATT GATGATTACATACAACAAAAGCGTGAGGGTACGCTGAATATGATGGGGACAAAAGAAGATATTCTGACAAAAGCACTGGAATCATACGAACATAGTGGGCGTGTGAGGGCTGTTGGAGGTCATATAACTCCAACATTATATTTTAATGTTGGTAGAATACGGAAGAGTGTTGATATTGACAGAGATTTGATTATCGAGCAAAAGAAGGAGTTGTTGGAGACTAGGAAATTAATATCAGAACAAGATGCACGAATACAAAAACTTGAAGCATTTGTGCTCAAAAAAGGTGCTTGGGTCAGTGAGATTGATGACAAAAGCAGTTGCTCGGTGAAGTTACATCAGCTGAATGAACCCTTTTTGAAAACCGACAACAATTTGCCCAATTATGAGGATTTGGATAACGATGAGATGGAAGTTGTGGACAAATCTGTTGCTCTACAG GGTAAACCGGTTGTTTTGACATTGGAGTCTAGCACAGAAATTGTTGCTTATGGAACAGTTGTTGAGGTCAATGGACCTGATAAATTGCTTTATGGTGTTCCATTACCATTGAATTGCATGCGTGTATCCATCGATGAAGCACTACAAAAATCAGCACGTTTGCCGATTCCAATTATTCCCTATGAATGTGAACTTGTTGGTGATGTTGTGGGAACACATGTGGCTTGGCCAATACACTTGATAGTCTTACGACATGAG AAGCGTCAAAAAAAGAAAACTGTTCATGTTGAAAACAACCAGCCGTTGGCTTCAAGCGTGCCAAGATCATTGCGCATGTTGTACTATTATTGTAAGCATGCTCTTCGTGATGGTAAGAAATTACCAGTGCTTTTGGATCATGGGTTATTTGAAGATGATTATGAGCTGAATTTGCACATTGACGACATCGGTCCTTTATATCACTTCGAGCCACTTTCAGGAAATTGTGTAGTTGCCTACATGTG GCATCTTTATAAAAATCTGGTGAAGGAAAAGAAAAGCGATAAATTCATATTTGTAAATCCACATAGTATCCCATATTTGCAAAAAACTACAGAAGACAAAACAGGTAAAATTGAACGGTTGAACCTGAGAGCGAGTGTTTTAGCAGATAGGCTGAGTCAGGCATCAGTGAATCAATTGGTTTTGGTGCCAAGTAATCTCGG TTGTCATTGGATTCTCACTGTCATTGAACCTTACAAAGAGACCGTTTATTTGCTAGATTCCCTAAGTCATCGCATTCGCGATGAGGATTGGAAATATGTGGTGGAAAT GGCGTTGGGAttgtttaattcaaataagggaagaaaaggaagaaaaaatGTGCAATGGGATGTAATACAG gcTCCTCGACAACCAGATACGAAACAATGTGGTTATTATGTAATGAAATTTATGAAACAAATTACTGAAGAAGTTTCAAGTATCGAGAGGGATTCACTGCGATCGATA TTCACGAAAGCAGAGTACACTATGGAAGAAATTGATGAGGTGCGCTCCGAGGTGGCTGAATGCATACAAGATCATATCTATGATTAG
- the LOC140863787 gene encoding uncharacterized protein isoform X2, with the protein MKSPEIATHIALPAKRKRSLSSRVVSTPRVSARSGMTGRRSKSTARKASRRSSFTIEKPVKKDDDSTEDHPESSSSPETLNKLTQNTRYLQNSAAGEPSNNHTSDEGIENGSPWEGKADIWKALTCLVEAANRSKSSKYGAQGSVTKSPALQFHDSDELLNKAKNKEHRQKSKAQDENDYIPPESEKPKKQRRIRQKKAPNFGDATPLPRKPAGYLKIKLNLHSMTPNTKLKLGNDDDVTIDSNKMSLRQPTMNMKGKEKVGYAASEKSLEGNTMLETTDTKRKKTSRGRTHLDKLARRRVQGIRKMVRLNKLGQPVGDVAAEMQSYIGVLAREKVKISYKTWKQVPSAVKELIWESVNLTYDVDQSWKKGCLSSASSKWRQFKTHLTQTFILSKLDKLEELNEPPIGYGIAQNDWNSFVISRMSDDFIKLSEKQQERRKQNLYPHRLARKGYARYAEEIANELCDDVEINRAIIWKKGRVNKEGEFEGNALQLTVDKIDDYIQQKREGTLNMMGTKEDILTKALESYEHSGRVRAVGGHITPTLYFNVGRIRKSVDIDRDLIIEQKKELLETRKLISEQDARIQKLEAFVLKKGAWVSEIDDKSSCSVKLHQLNEPFLKTDNNLPNYEDLDNDEMEVVDKSVALQGKPVVLTLESSTEIVAYGTVVEVNGPDKLLYGVPLPLNCMRVSIDEALQKSARLPIPIIPYECELVGDVVGTHVAWPIHLIVLRHEKRQKKKTVHVENNQPLASSVPRSLRMLYYYCKHALRDGKKLPVLLDHGLFEDDYELNLHIDDIGPLYHFEPLSGNCVVAYMWHLYKNLVKEKKSDKFIFVNPHSIPYLQKTTEDKTGKIERLNLRASVLADRLSQASVNQLVLVPSNLGCHWILTVIEPYKETVYLLDSLSHRIRDEDWKYVVEMALGLFNSNKGRKGRKNVQWDVIQAPRQPDTKQCGYYVMKFMKQITEEVSSIERDSLRSIFTKAEYTMEEIDEVRSEVAECIQDHIYD; encoded by the exons ATGAAGTCCCCTGAAATTGCAACTCATATTGCATTACCTGCAAAGAGAAAAAGGTCTCTCTCATCTCGGGTGGTTAGCACTCCCAGGGTATCAGCACGGAGTGGAATGACTGGAAGAAGGTCAAAATCCACTGCAAGGAAAGCATCACGACGTTCTAGTTTTACCATTGAGAAACCAGTTAAGAAAGACGATGACTCTACTGAGGACCATCCTGAAAGCTCTAGCTCACCGGAGACATTGAACAAACTTACTCAAAATACGAGGTACCTGCAG AACTCTGCTGCTGGGGAGCCATCAAATAACCATACTTCTGATGAGGGAATAGAAAATGGCTCGCCTTGGGAAGGAAAAGCTGATATCTGGAAGGCTTTAACTTGTTTGGTTGAGGCAGCAAACAGGAGCAAATCTTCAAAGTATGGAGCCCAAGGTTCAGTTACTAAATCACCAGCTTTACAATTCCATGACAGTGATGAACTTCTTAATAAAGCCAAGAACAAGGAACACAGGCAGAAATCAAAAGCTCAAGATGAGAATGACTATATTCCTCCAGAATCGGAAAAGCCTAAAAAACAGCGAAGAATTCGGCAGAAGAAGGCACCAAATTTTGGAGATGCAACACCCTTGCCTCGGAAACCTGCAGGTTACTTGAAAATTAA ATTAAATCTCCACTCAATGACCCCCAATACGAAGCTTAAATTAGGGAATGACGATGATGTGACAATTGACTCCAACAAAATGAGCTTACGACAGCCCACAATGAATATGAAGGGTAAAGAAAAAGTTGGATACGCTGCCAGCGAGAAGAGTTTGGAGGGCAATACAATGTTGGAAACTACAGATACTAAAAGGAAGAAAACGTCTAGAGGTCGTACACATCTAGATAAGCTTGCTAGGAGAAGGGTTCAAGGAATTCGGAAGATGGTAAGATTAAATAAACTTGGACAGCCAGTAGGAGATGTTGCTGCTGAAATGCAAAGTTATATTGGCGTTCTAGCTCGAGAAAAGGTTAAGATAAGTTACAAGACGTGGAAGCAAGTTCCAAGTGCAGTCAAAGAATTGATTTGGGAATCTGTTAAT TTGACGTATGATGTTGACCAAAGCTGGAAGAAGGGATGTTTGAGTTCGGCAAGTTCTAAGTGGCGTCAATTTAAAACCCATCTCACTCAAACTTTCATTTTGAGCAAGCTTGATAAACTGGAGGAGTTGAATGAACCACCGATTGGATATGGTATTGCACAAAATGATTGGAATTCTTTTGTCATTAGTCGCATGTCCGATGACTTCatt AAACTGAGTGAGAAACAACAAGAAAGAAGAAAGCAGAACTTGTACCCCCATCGCCTTGCTCGTAAAGGATATGCACGCTATGCCGAAGAAATA GCAAATGAATTATGTGATGATGTTGAGATCAATAGAGCTATTATTTGGAAGAAAGGACGAGTCAATAAAGAAGGGGAATTCGAAGGAAACGCCTTGCAATTGACAGTAGACAAGATT GATGATTACATACAACAAAAGCGTGAGGGTACGCTGAATATGATGGGGACAAAAGAAGATATTCTGACAAAAGCACTGGAATCATACGAACATAGTGGGCGTGTGAGGGCTGTTGGAGGTCATATAACTCCAACATTATATTTTAATGTTGGTAGAATACGGAAGAGTGTTGATATTGACAGAGATTTGATTATCGAGCAAAAGAAGGAGTTGTTGGAGACTAGGAAATTAATATCAGAACAAGATGCACGAATACAAAAACTTGAAGCATTTGTGCTCAAAAAAGGTGCTTGGGTCAGTGAGATTGATGACAAAAGCAGTTGCTCGGTGAAGTTACATCAGCTGAATGAACCCTTTTTGAAAACCGACAACAATTTGCCCAATTATGAGGATTTGGATAACGATGAGATGGAAGTTGTGGACAAATCTGTTGCTCTACAG GGTAAACCGGTTGTTTTGACATTGGAGTCTAGCACAGAAATTGTTGCTTATGGAACAGTTGTTGAGGTCAATGGACCTGATAAATTGCTTTATGGTGTTCCATTACCATTGAATTGCATGCGTGTATCCATCGATGAAGCACTACAAAAATCAGCACGTTTGCCGATTCCAATTATTCCCTATGAATGTGAACTTGTTGGTGATGTTGTGGGAACACATGTGGCTTGGCCAATACACTTGATAGTCTTACGACATGAG AAGCGTCAAAAAAAGAAAACTGTTCATGTTGAAAACAACCAGCCGTTGGCTTCAAGCGTGCCAAGATCATTGCGCATGTTGTACTATTATTGTAAGCATGCTCTTCGTGATGGTAAGAAATTACCAGTGCTTTTGGATCATGGGTTATTTGAAGATGATTATGAGCTGAATTTGCACATTGACGACATCGGTCCTTTATATCACTTCGAGCCACTTTCAGGAAATTGTGTAGTTGCCTACATGTG GCATCTTTATAAAAATCTGGTGAAGGAAAAGAAAAGCGATAAATTCATATTTGTAAATCCACATAGTATCCCATATTTGCAAAAAACTACAGAAGACAAAACAGGTAAAATTGAACGGTTGAACCTGAGAGCGAGTGTTTTAGCAGATAGGCTGAGTCAGGCATCAGTGAATCAATTGGTTTTGGTGCCAAGTAATCTCGG TTGTCATTGGATTCTCACTGTCATTGAACCTTACAAAGAGACCGTTTATTTGCTAGATTCCCTAAGTCATCGCATTCGCGATGAGGATTGGAAATATGTGGTGGAAAT GGCGTTGGGAttgtttaattcaaataagggaagaaaaggaagaaaaaatGTGCAATGGGATGTAATACAG gcTCCTCGACAACCAGATACGAAACAATGTGGTTATTATGTAATGAAATTTATGAAACAAATTACTGAAGAAGTTTCAAGTATCGAGAGGGATTCACTGCGATCGATA TTCACGAAAGCAGAGTACACTATGGAAGAAATTGATGAGGTGCGCTCCGAGGTGGCTGAATGCATACAAGATCATATCTATGATTAG
- the LOC140860671 gene encoding uncharacterized protein, which translates to MAVVPPTPVTPTPPPPPVTPPPVTPTVVTAPAASNAHAERPEKFSGTDFKTWQQKMLFYLTTLHLARFLKEVVAVPAPNADTQARSAFDAWSHSDFLCHNYTLNGLNNTLYSIYLGKKYKTEDAGIKKFVVGKFLEFKMVDTKTVINQVQEFQIILHDIMAEGMMISESFQVAALIEKLPPLWKEFKNYLKHKRKEMGLEDLIVRLRIEEDNRKAEIKTGKMLMEAKTNLVEPNTTKKRKHFGKDVKQGKNKKWKGTCWNCGKTNHKPRIVAYQRRTISIEQMLFNTNLCLLTCLK; encoded by the coding sequence ATGGCTGTTGTTCCACCGACTCCAGTTACGCCAACCCCACCACCACCCCCTGTCACGCCGCCGCCTGTTACACCGACTGTTGTCACGGCCCCTGCTGCTTCTAATGCGCATGCCGAGAGACCTGAGAAGTTCTCCGGTACTGACTTCAAGACATGGCAGCAGAAGATGTTGTTTTACCTCACTACACTTCATCTTGCGAGGTTTTTGAAGGAAGTGGTTGCTGTTCCAGCACCAAATGCTGACACACAAGCAAGATCTGCTTTCGATGCATGGTCTCACAGCGACTTCTTGTGCCATAACTATACACTAAATGGGTTGAATAATACGCTGTACAGCATATACTTGGGGAAGAAATATAAGACCGAGGATGCTGgcataaaaaaatttgtagTCGGAAAGTTTCTTGAGTTCAAAATGGTTGATACCAAGACGGTGATTAACCAAGTGCAAGAGTTCCAAATCATCCTCCATGACATAATGGCTGAAGGGATGATGATCAGTGAATCCTTCCAAGTTGCTGCGCTGATTGAAAAGCTACCACCTTTATggaaagaattcaaaaattatttgaagcatAAACGCAAGGAAATGGGGCTCGAGGACTTGATCGTCAGACTGCGAATTGAGGAAGACAATCGCAAAGCGGAGATCAAAACTGGTAAGATGCTGATGGAAGCAAAGACAAACTTGGTGGAGCCAAACACTACAAAGAAAAGGAAACATTTTGGGAAAGATGTGAAGCAAGGAAAGAACAAGAAATGGAAAGGAACATGTTGGAACTGTGGGAAGACGAACCACAAGCCAAGGATTGTCGCTTACCAAAGAAGGACAATCAGTATCGAGCAAATGTTGTTCAACACAAATCTGTGCCTATTGACTTGTCTGAAATAG
- the LOC140864213 gene encoding large ribosomal subunit protein eL15 produces the protein MGAYTYVSELWKKKQSDVMRFLLRVRCWEYRQLPSVVRVTHSTRPDKARRLGYKAKQGYVIYRVRVRRGGRKRPVPKGIVYGKPTNQGVTQLKFQRSKRSVAEERAGRKLGGLRVLNSYWINEDSTYKYFEVILIDPAHTTIRNDPRINWICDPVHKHRELRGLTSAGKKYRGLRGKGHLHHKARPSRRATWKRNQTLSLRRYR, from the exons ATGG GTGCGTACACGTACGTATCGGAGTTGTGGAAGAAAAAGCAATCTGATGTCATGAGGTTCTTGCTAAGGGTGCGCTGCTGGGAGTACCGTCAGCTTCCGTCTGTTGTTCGAGTCACTCACTCGACTCGCCCCGACAAGGCCCGACGCCTCGGTTACAAGGCTAAGCAA GGATATGTTATCTACCGTGTCCGTGTAAGACGGGGTGGAAGGAAGAGGCCGGTTCCTAAGGGTATTGTGTATGGAAAGCCCACCAACCAGGGTGTTACGCAGCTGAAATTTCAGCGCAGCAAACGTTCCGTCGCGGAAGAGCGTGCTGGAAGGAAACTGGGTGGGCTGAGGGTTTTGAATTCCTATTGGATCAACGAG GACTCTACCTACAAGTATTTTGAAGTTATCTTGATCGATCCTGCCCATACTACAATCCGGAATGACCCAAGGATTAACTGGATTTGCGATCCAGTTCACAAACACAGAGAACTGAGGGGACTCACCTCAGCAGGAAAGAAATACAGAGGTCTACGAGGGAAAGGCCACCTTCACCACAAAGCACGCCCTTCAAGAAGGGCTACATGGAAGAGGAACCAAACATTGTCTCTTCGCCGTTATCGTTGA